Proteins co-encoded in one Neofelis nebulosa isolate mNeoNeb1 chromosome 2, mNeoNeb1.pri, whole genome shotgun sequence genomic window:
- the UPP2 gene encoding uridine phosphorylase 2, with translation MEIGVVVMMYSDVALPMRRIHGIGIPSIFIMRMLHELIKLLHHARCCDVTIIRTGTSGRIGQGLLDGALWSFSRGEKFDCLKRAYKAGIRNTETESAVSLATRRNCDLKEHEQGRVRDREGQRI, from the exons ATGGAAATAGGCGTTGTGGTCATGATGTATAGCGATGTAGCCTTGCCTATGCGCCGAATT catggcattggcattCCCTCCATTTTTATTATGCGTATGCTTCACGAACTCATCAAATTACTGCACCATGCCCGGTGCTGTGATGTTACCATTATCAGAACTGGTACATCAGGGAGAATAG GCCAGGGTCTACTAGATGGAGCGCTGTGGTCCTTTTCCAGAGGAGAAAAGTTTGACTGCTTGAAGAGAGCATATAAAGCCGGCATCAGGAATACTGAAACGGAATCTGCAGTGTCCTTGGCTACACGTAGAAATTGTGATCTAAAAG agcatgagcaggggagggtcagggacagagagggacagaggatctga